The following DNA comes from Fundulus heteroclitus isolate FHET01 chromosome 1, MU-UCD_Fhet_4.1, whole genome shotgun sequence.
AATTGCAGACACGCATTTAGGCTTCGCATAGTTTAAAACCTGCAGCCAGATGGTTATCTTATTAAATTCGATGCttttgtgtggttttcatcGTATTTGGGCCAGTCCGGATCGTTCGCGTTGGCTTGGGGGCGTAGCCGTGACGCACGGAAACCGACGCCACGGACTTGGATAAATACCGCACCTTCCGTCCGTTAGagacacatcgtctccagtttTGCCCTTGAACACATCTGACACACAAAGAGGACTCTGAAAATGTCCCCAAACATGACCTACGATGCTCTCCCGTCTCTTTCTCCAAGGCTGACTGTGGCCAAAAGGAAAGAGGCTCTGGAGTTGAGAAAGGTAAGCCAAATAATTGGATTTTCATGCATCACCTCAAGATTTGAAGCAAAGGAACATTATGAATGTATACTAAAACTCCCTGTGTTCTCTTCAGACAATGAAACCACTGATGGAAAAACGACGGCGCGCTCGCATCAACGACAGCCTGAACCACTTGAAAACCCTCATCCTTCCTCTTACAGGCAGAGATGTAAGCcgctttattctgttttttttatcacacgCAAAATAACGTTTCCTCAGAAAGTCAAGAAAATATTAAGCTCCGTGTGTTTAACACTCGCTTTTGTGTTTTCCTTGACAGACAAATCGCTACTCCAAGCTGGAGAAAGCTGACATCCTGGAAATGACCGTTAAGTTCCTCAGTGATATTCCTCCTGTTAACGCCAAAGGTGAGCAGGAATTCTGACTCTTTAAAGTGTTTGATTCATTCTTTACGCCGTGAGCTCCTTGTATGAACAACAAAACTCACTTTCATTTGTCTTTTCAGGCTCAGCAGACAGTTACAGAGAAGGTTACAAAGCCTGCCTCCAGCGCGTCTCCGCTTTGCTTCCTAAAACCAACCTGGATCAAGAGGCGTGCCACCGAGTCGAGGGCTTCGTGCAGAGGTCTATGGCTAAGAACAGCGCCCCAACCTGCCTAAACTGCTGCGCCCAGAACGCCAGGGCTTTTCCTCAGCTCCACCAAAAGCTCCTGACTCTGAAATCCTGCTTCAGCTCCAGCCTGGAGAGGCAGGCTCACAGCTGCGCTTCAACAGCATCAGCTCCTAGCCGTGCGCAATCAGGCCCGCAACCGGTCAGCGTTGCTGTGTGGAGACCCTGGTAGATCTCTGATGTTAGATTCTTTAAATACTGTATTATACTTCATAGCGATGTGTTAGAGTTTAATCGATTTACTTCTAAATATGTATTGTTCTCCTGAAGTTATTTTTAAGGTGCTTCGATTAAGTATCATAtacttaagtttttttttttgcgcgcATGTCTGTTGTCTTGTGTAAGTTGACAATGTTAGACAGTCGTATTCTTCTTAAATCCGCAGGTATGTATACGTTCGGTATTTAGTCCTCCTTTTGGACTGAATAATGAAGGGCTATTGAAACAGCCCTGTAAGACCCAAGGGGTCATTATGTGTACAGATTTGCACAAAAGACTTCAGAGTTCTGAGTCAGTGCAGATGGACCTTGTAGACATTAAATGTCTCTGTAAGAGTATCTCTTTTGGGACGAGCTGTAATTATGCTGTATGCAGCATCTGTTGTGTATAtgatgtaaataaacaaaaactacGATATCGTGGTTACGTCTTGAGTTGTTTTCTTCACTGCGCACACTTC
Coding sequences within:
- the LOC105936426 gene encoding transcription factor HES-2, which gives rise to MSPNMTYDALPSLSPRLTVAKRKEALELRKTMKPLMEKRRRARINDSLNHLKTLILPLTGRDTNRYSKLEKADILEMTVKFLSDIPPVNAKGSADSYREGYKACLQRVSALLPKTNLDQEACHRVEGFVQRSMAKNSAPTCLNCCAQNARAFPQLHQKLLTLKSCFSSSLERQAHSCASTASAPSRAQSGPQPVSVAVWRPW